The following proteins are encoded in a genomic region of Mycolicibacterium confluentis:
- a CDS encoding SDR family NAD(P)-dependent oxidoreductase, giving the protein MDINGASAIVTGGASGIGAAAARQLADKGARVVVADLQADRGQALAEEIGGVFVTVDVTNTEQIEDAVNTAADLGPLRALVNSAGIGWAQRTIGKDGEFASAHSLDAYKKVLAINLVGTFDCIRLAATAMSRLDPTDTGERGAIVNLTSVAAFDGQIGQAAYSSSKGGVVGLTLPVARDLSAVGIRVNTVAPGLIDTPIYGEGEASEAFKAKLGESVLFPHRLGKPEELASMVLELITNSYMNAEVVRVDGGIRMPPK; this is encoded by the coding sequence GTGGATATCAATGGAGCTAGCGCCATCGTCACAGGTGGCGCGTCCGGAATCGGTGCGGCCGCCGCTCGTCAGCTGGCCGACAAGGGAGCCAGGGTCGTCGTTGCCGACCTGCAGGCTGACCGCGGGCAGGCGCTCGCGGAGGAGATCGGCGGCGTCTTCGTCACCGTCGACGTCACCAACACCGAGCAGATCGAGGACGCGGTCAACACCGCTGCCGACCTCGGCCCGCTGCGCGCCCTGGTGAACTCGGCCGGCATCGGTTGGGCCCAGCGCACGATCGGCAAGGACGGCGAGTTCGCGTCGGCGCACAGCCTCGACGCCTACAAGAAGGTGCTTGCGATCAACCTGGTCGGCACGTTCGACTGCATCCGACTCGCGGCGACGGCCATGAGCCGCCTCGACCCGACCGACACCGGCGAGCGAGGCGCGATCGTCAACCTCACCAGCGTCGCAGCCTTCGACGGCCAGATCGGCCAGGCGGCCTACTCGTCCTCCAAGGGCGGTGTCGTCGGCCTGACCCTGCCCGTCGCTCGCGACCTGTCTGCCGTCGGGATTCGGGTCAACACCGTGGCCCCCGGCCTGATCGACACCCCGATCTACGGCGAGGGCGAGGCCTCCGAGGCGTTCAAGGCCAAGCTCGGCGAGTCGGTGCTGTTCCCGCATCGCCTCGGCAAGCCCGAAGAACTGGCGTCGATGGTCCTCGAGTTGATCACCAACTCCTACATGAACGCTGAAGTCGTGCGCGTCGACGGCGGCATCCGGATGCCACCGAAGTAG
- a CDS encoding MarR family winged helix-turn-helix transcriptional regulator — MYSMWLDAEHQRLWRTHLAMVGRLQTAMHRQLQEACGLTLADYDVLVALSEGGPMRINELGEALAWEQSRLSHQLRRMRDRDLVERRDSPDDRRGAVIALTEAGQRHLRVAAPGHADLVRSVVFDGMTADEERALTAWTSRVLHRLGG; from the coding sequence ATGTATTCCATGTGGCTGGACGCCGAGCATCAGCGGTTGTGGCGCACCCACCTGGCCATGGTCGGCCGCCTGCAGACCGCGATGCACCGCCAACTCCAGGAGGCGTGCGGCCTGACGTTGGCCGACTACGACGTGCTGGTCGCGTTGTCCGAGGGCGGGCCGATGCGCATCAACGAACTCGGTGAAGCGCTGGCCTGGGAGCAGAGCAGGCTCTCGCATCAACTGCGTCGGATGCGGGACCGGGATCTGGTCGAGCGCCGCGACAGTCCCGACGACCGTCGCGGCGCCGTCATCGCCCTGACCGAAGCCGGGCAGCGGCACCTGCGCGTCGCCGCCCCAGGCCACGCCGATCTGGTGCGTTCGGTGGTGTTCGACGGGATGACGGCCGACGAGGAGCGGGCGCTGACCGCCTGGACGTCGAGGGTGTTGCATCGACTCGGGGGCTGA
- a CDS encoding pirin family protein, which translates to MAVTSPTQPVIDIRRADDRARTEIEWLDSKHSFSFGHHYDPSNTHHGLLLVNNDDRVAPGLGFDTHPHRDMEIVTWVMRGSLVHQDSTGNSGVIYPGLAQRMSAGTGIMHSEKNDSWRLTGGESHGEPVHFVQMWVVPDESGIAPGYQQLEIDDELLKGGLVTIASGMDAHRNETAIGIANRYAALHGARLQPGQSVQLPEAPYLHLFVPRGEVTLEGAGTLHEGDAVRFTATGGQRVTAVEPAEILVWEMHAGLAA; encoded by the coding sequence ATGGCAGTGACTTCCCCGACTCAACCCGTGATCGATATCCGACGGGCAGACGACCGCGCCAGGACCGAGATCGAGTGGCTGGACTCGAAGCATTCGTTCTCGTTCGGCCACCATTACGACCCCTCGAACACCCACCACGGCCTGCTGCTGGTCAACAACGACGATCGGGTCGCGCCCGGCCTGGGCTTCGACACCCATCCGCACCGCGACATGGAGATCGTGACCTGGGTGATGCGCGGTTCGCTCGTGCACCAGGATTCGACCGGCAACTCCGGCGTCATCTATCCGGGCCTGGCCCAGCGCATGTCCGCGGGCACCGGCATCATGCACTCCGAGAAGAACGACTCCTGGCGACTCACCGGCGGTGAAAGCCATGGGGAGCCCGTGCATTTCGTGCAGATGTGGGTGGTCCCCGATGAATCCGGCATCGCGCCGGGGTATCAGCAGCTCGAGATCGACGACGAACTGCTCAAGGGCGGCCTGGTGACCATCGCCTCGGGCATGGACGCCCACCGGAATGAGACCGCGATCGGCATCGCCAACCGTTATGCGGCGCTGCACGGGGCGCGCCTGCAGCCCGGCCAGTCGGTGCAGTTGCCCGAGGCGCCCTATCTGCATCTGTTCGTGCCGCGCGGTGAGGTCACCCTGGAGGGCGCCGGGACACTTCATGAGGGAGACGCCGTGCGGTTCACCGCCACCGGCGGCCAGCGGGTCACCGCGGTCGAGCCGGCCGAGATCCTGGTGTGGGAGATGCATGCGGGTCTTGCGGCGTAG
- a CDS encoding PQQ-dependent sugar dehydrogenase — MRVLRRSAAVLAAVLVTACGTASPPASQPEDNPPASAEPAPDNLVPVTVEVPEGMAQPPFNEPRQALVPPGWTMSVYARVPRVRLAAWAPDGTLIVSVPFTGEVLRLNASGERSLLLRELTQPHGLAFDGDSLYVAESNRVSVYRYADGQATDPQVIVDDLPNASSQELRAAYSHVLKSVALGQDGAVYFSIGSTGNISAEDRDATPQRATIMRVPPGGGPAEPFATGVRNGTGLAVAPDGAVWTAVNNRDNIARPQDGQIRTGYVNDHPPESVARLFDGRELGWPFCNPDGGPADLPLIRDVETNADGSRMDCAALPPIEQSLGAHSAPLGMSFADLPEPYGTGALVGVHGSWNRTPPRAPEVSFFSWRDGLLGNQQTLVGGFQSPGDFRWGRPVAAVQGPDGAVYVTDDLADAVYRVAPPI; from the coding sequence ATGCGGGTCTTGCGGCGTAGCGCGGCGGTCCTGGCCGCCGTCCTGGTCACCGCCTGTGGCACTGCGTCCCCGCCGGCCTCCCAACCCGAGGACAACCCACCCGCATCGGCCGAACCGGCCCCGGACAACCTCGTGCCCGTGACGGTTGAGGTGCCCGAGGGCATGGCTCAGCCCCCGTTCAACGAGCCACGCCAGGCCCTGGTGCCTCCGGGGTGGACGATGTCCGTGTACGCGAGGGTGCCGCGCGTGCGGCTGGCCGCCTGGGCACCCGACGGCACCCTGATCGTGTCGGTGCCGTTCACCGGGGAAGTGTTGCGGCTCAATGCTTCCGGCGAGAGGTCCCTGCTGCTGCGGGAATTGACGCAGCCTCACGGACTCGCATTCGACGGCGACAGTCTCTACGTGGCCGAGAGCAACCGGGTGTCGGTGTACCGATACGCCGACGGGCAGGCGACCGACCCGCAGGTGATCGTCGACGACCTGCCCAATGCCAGCAGTCAGGAATTGCGCGCCGCGTACTCGCACGTCCTCAAGAGCGTGGCGTTGGGCCAGGACGGTGCGGTCTACTTCTCGATCGGGTCCACCGGCAACATCTCCGCCGAGGACCGTGACGCCACTCCCCAGCGCGCGACGATCATGCGCGTGCCTCCCGGTGGTGGGCCCGCCGAACCCTTCGCCACAGGGGTGCGCAATGGCACCGGGCTTGCCGTCGCACCCGATGGGGCGGTGTGGACCGCGGTGAACAACCGCGACAACATCGCTCGCCCCCAGGACGGTCAGATCCGGACCGGGTACGTCAACGACCATCCACCCGAGTCGGTGGCCCGGTTGTTCGACGGCCGCGAATTGGGTTGGCCCTTCTGTAATCCCGACGGCGGTCCCGCCGATCTGCCTCTGATCCGCGACGTCGAGACCAATGCCGATGGCTCTCGAATGGACTGCGCTGCACTGCCTCCCATCGAGCAGAGCCTGGGCGCGCACTCTGCGCCGCTGGGCATGAGCTTCGCCGACCTGCCGGAGCCATATGGCACCGGCGCCCTGGTCGGCGTGCACGGGTCATGGAACCGCACCCCACCGCGGGCGCCCGAGGTGTCGTTCTTCAGTTGGCGCGACGGACTTCTAGGTAACCAGCAGACGCTCGTCGGCGGTTTTCAGAGCCCCGGCGACTTCCGCTGGGGCCGCCCGGTCGCGGCCGTGCAGGGCCCCGACGGCGCGGTCTACGTCACCGACGATCTCGCCGACGCGGTGTATCGCGTGGCTCCCCCGATCTAG
- a CDS encoding nuclear transport factor 2 family protein codes for MSNVDTARAAYNAFNTGDLATLKDMWADDIHWWNSDAVKPGGERTGIDAVMQMMMEVPDHWSTLNVEPTEFIDAGDYVVVLGTEHFTNDKGSADARFAHVLKFDGNGKCVESEMHADTAPAAKLQG; via the coding sequence ATGTCCAACGTCGATACCGCGCGTGCGGCGTACAACGCCTTCAACACGGGTGATCTGGCCACATTGAAAGACATGTGGGCGGACGACATTCACTGGTGGAACTCGGACGCAGTGAAACCGGGCGGTGAGAGAACCGGCATCGATGCTGTGATGCAGATGATGATGGAGGTGCCCGACCATTGGAGCACTCTGAACGTTGAACCTACAGAGTTCATCGACGCTGGCGACTACGTCGTGGTGCTCGGAACGGAACATTTCACCAACGACAAGGGTTCGGCCGACGCCCGGTTCGCACATGTCCTGAAGTTCGACGGCAACGGCAAGTGTGTCGAATCCGAAATGCATGCCGACACCGCGCCGGCCGCCAAGCTGCAGGGCTAG
- a CDS encoding phosphodiester glycosidase family protein: MPKGAAVKSPAAALRRLIASCAATGVCASSALLAGPVASAADGRELLASAIANTRGSYLVYNFGAGAPAPMLNAGGGWYEMSNGGHLMIIKAASQRLTPRLLVDSHQSYQARCERTPGARTRDGLWQASEIYTPIAAWQALGQPTIAINANFFDVRGQTGGSWKQTGCSSPLGAYVDNTRGQGRANAAVTGTIAYAGKQGLSGGNEHWTALTTMILPVSGAPFVVTPKNTEDYDAATPVIQGLMDKGVRFVAVSGIGLLAPGDTGQLNDGGPSAARTAIAYAREKDELYVFQGGSYTPDQIQDLFRALGSDTAILLDGGGSSSIVLRRDTGGMWAGAGVPKGSCDTFQVLCDSRERALPSWLAFN, translated from the coding sequence CTGCCGAAAGGGGCCGCCGTGAAGTCCCCTGCTGCGGCCCTTCGTCGCCTCATCGCCTCGTGTGCAGCGACCGGAGTGTGCGCGTCCTCGGCGTTGCTGGCGGGGCCGGTCGCCTCTGCCGCTGATGGCCGCGAACTGCTGGCGAGTGCGATCGCCAATACGCGCGGGTCGTATCTCGTCTACAACTTCGGTGCCGGTGCTCCCGCCCCGATGCTCAACGCCGGCGGTGGTTGGTACGAGATGAGCAACGGCGGCCACCTGATGATCATCAAGGCCGCGTCGCAGCGCCTGACGCCACGCCTCCTGGTCGATTCACACCAGAGTTACCAGGCGCGTTGCGAACGCACGCCGGGTGCTCGGACCCGCGATGGCCTGTGGCAGGCGTCCGAGATCTACACCCCGATCGCGGCTTGGCAGGCGCTGGGCCAGCCCACCATTGCGATCAATGCCAACTTCTTCGACGTCCGCGGCCAGACCGGAGGGTCCTGGAAGCAGACCGGATGCAGTTCCCCGCTTGGTGCCTATGTCGACAACACCCGCGGGCAGGGCCGCGCCAACGCCGCGGTGACGGGGACCATCGCCTACGCCGGTAAGCAGGGCCTGTCCGGCGGCAATGAGCATTGGACTGCGTTGACGACCATGATCCTGCCGGTGTCGGGCGCACCGTTTGTGGTCACGCCGAAGAACACCGAGGACTACGACGCCGCGACGCCAGTGATCCAGGGCCTGATGGACAAGGGTGTTCGATTCGTCGCAGTCAGTGGGATCGGACTGCTCGCGCCTGGGGACACGGGCCAGTTGAACGACGGCGGCCCGTCCGCCGCGCGCACGGCGATCGCCTATGCCCGCGAGAAGGACGAGTTGTACGTCTTCCAGGGTGGCAGTTACACGCCCGACCAGATTCAAGATCTGTTCCGCGCGTTGGGAAGTGACACCGCGATCCTCCTCGACGGAGGCGGATCCTCGTCGATCGTGCTGCGCCGCGACACCGGCGGCATGTGGGCGGGCGCAGGTGTGCCCAAGGGATCGTGTGACACCTTCCAGGTGTTGTGCGACTCCCGCGAGCGTGCACTTCCGAGTTGGTTGGCGTTCAACTGA
- a CDS encoding HNH endonuclease signature motif containing protein has product MTSVADLLSELEGVHARLAAASVDDLSALQVLTVMERLQKITWADAAVDHKLVARLQECSPDELGGDKVTKVLTHRLRITAEEARQRVADAEVLGPRRTLTGEVLEPVMPNLAAAVADGQAGPAHVKNIREFFTALPDHVDLSARVAAESLAAGHACTLGVPDLRAALSRMLLWLDPDGSFNDADIQRRRGLTFGKQGPDGLTEVRGLLTPEAWAVLEPMVAKLGAPGMCNPDDENPCVSERPSEEQIQADRRTKAQRQHDALVAAGRMLLASKKLGKLNGLPVTVIVSTTLKELSTGAGFGITGGGSLLPMRDLIRMASHAFHYLSVFDDDGQALYLGRAKRIATPAQRIVLHARDRGCTAPGCTASAYQSQVHHATQDWGDGGETNIDELALACGPDNRKVGPNKWKTRMRNGRCEWIPPPHLDNGGPRVNDHHHPENLLATRDPEGDAGGPDPG; this is encoded by the coding sequence ATGACTTCGGTGGCCGACCTGCTCTCAGAGCTGGAGGGCGTCCACGCCCGCCTCGCCGCTGCGTCCGTCGATGACCTCTCCGCACTGCAGGTGCTGACGGTGATGGAACGCCTGCAGAAGATCACCTGGGCTGATGCCGCCGTCGACCACAAACTGGTGGCCCGGCTGCAGGAGTGCAGTCCGGACGAACTGGGCGGGGACAAGGTCACCAAGGTCCTGACCCACCGACTGCGGATCACCGCCGAGGAGGCCCGCCAGCGCGTCGCCGACGCCGAGGTGCTGGGACCGCGCCGGACTCTGACCGGTGAGGTGTTGGAACCGGTCATGCCCAACCTGGCCGCCGCCGTCGCCGATGGTCAGGCCGGACCCGCGCACGTGAAGAACATCCGGGAGTTCTTCACAGCCCTTCCCGACCATGTGGACCTCAGCGCCCGGGTGGCGGCCGAATCCCTGGCCGCCGGGCATGCCTGCACGCTGGGTGTGCCCGACCTGCGGGCCGCGTTGAGCCGGATGCTGCTGTGGCTCGATCCCGACGGGTCGTTCAACGACGCCGACATCCAACGCCGCCGCGGCCTCACCTTCGGCAAGCAGGGCCCCGACGGATTGACCGAGGTCCGGGGACTCCTCACCCCCGAAGCCTGGGCGGTGCTTGAACCGATGGTGGCCAAACTGGGCGCCCCAGGGATGTGCAACCCCGACGACGAGAATCCGTGCGTGTCGGAGCGGCCGTCGGAGGAGCAGATCCAGGCCGATCGCCGCACCAAAGCTCAACGGCAGCACGACGCGCTGGTCGCCGCCGGACGGATGCTACTGGCGTCGAAGAAACTCGGGAAACTCAACGGCCTGCCCGTCACTGTGATCGTCTCCACCACGTTGAAGGAACTGTCCACCGGGGCGGGGTTTGGGATCACCGGCGGCGGGTCGCTGTTGCCGATGCGGGATCTGATCCGGATGGCCTCCCACGCCTTCCATTACCTGTCGGTCTTCGACGACGACGGCCAAGCCCTCTATTTGGGGCGGGCCAAGCGGATCGCCACCCCCGCCCAGCGGATCGTGCTGCACGCCCGCGACCGGGGGTGCACCGCGCCCGGATGCACCGCCTCGGCCTATCAATCCCAGGTCCACCACGCCACCCAGGATTGGGGCGATGGCGGAGAGACCAACATCGATGAGTTGGCTCTGGCGTGCGGGCCCGACAACCGCAAAGTCGGCCCCAACAAATGGAAAACCCGCATGCGCAATGGGCGGTGTGAATGGATCCCACCGCCGCACTTGGACAACGGTGGTCCCCGCGTCAACGACCACCACCACCCCGAAAACCTCCTCGCAACCCGCGACCCGGAGGGCGATGCCGGCGGCCCCGACCCCGGCTGA
- a CDS encoding fructosamine kinase family protein — translation METFVKRSLTAPPGFFACEAAGLQWLSVSGGALCVEVLGHDDISLTLRRLESVSPTREAASEFGGALARTHDAGADGWGSPPEGWSGPGYFGPLSHPLPITFAVHDTWGRFYADERLAPILERAHPVLTDSAARDISDVITRCRAGEFDDEDTPSRLHGDLWSGNLMWTGDGVVLIDPAACGGHRETDLAMLHLFGCPYLSEIVDGYQSAHPLRPGWRDRIALHQLYPLLAHVVLFGVGYAQQTHAAARRALGSADLG, via the coding sequence ATGGAGACATTCGTCAAGCGCAGCCTCACTGCACCGCCGGGGTTCTTCGCCTGCGAAGCCGCTGGTCTGCAATGGCTTTCGGTGTCAGGAGGGGCGTTGTGTGTCGAGGTGCTGGGACACGACGACATCAGCCTCACGCTTCGTCGTCTGGAGTCCGTGTCTCCGACCCGCGAAGCCGCTTCCGAGTTCGGCGGGGCATTGGCGAGGACACACGACGCCGGCGCCGACGGCTGGGGCTCGCCGCCCGAGGGTTGGTCCGGCCCGGGTTACTTCGGACCGTTGAGTCATCCGCTGCCCATCACCTTCGCGGTACATGACACGTGGGGTCGGTTCTACGCCGACGAGCGTCTGGCTCCGATTCTCGAGCGCGCGCACCCTGTACTCACGGACAGCGCGGCGCGGGACATCAGCGACGTCATAACGCGCTGTCGTGCAGGTGAGTTCGATGATGAGGACACACCCTCCCGGCTGCATGGGGACCTGTGGAGCGGCAACCTGATGTGGACGGGTGACGGGGTGGTGCTGATCGACCCGGCAGCCTGCGGCGGCCACCGCGAGACCGATCTGGCGATGCTTCACCTGTTCGGATGCCCCTATCTGAGCGAGATTGTCGACGGGTATCAAAGCGCGCACCCGCTGCGACCGGGCTGGCGCGATCGAATCGCACTTCATCAGCTGTATCCGTTGCTCGCTCACGTGGTGTTGTTCGGTGTCGGGTATGCGCAGCAGACGCACGCTGCGGCGAGGCGGGCACTCGGCAGCGCGGATCTGGGGTAG
- a CDS encoding PE-PPE domain-containing protein, with translation MALASAMAVSVAPFTADAATYIVGAPDWLGVNNVENDAETIYNNIVKDRENPDFTLVGWGTGGVDLNPTWVQWYNPNLGGLDLSDIDLEDLTAGDFAALLGQMDLGELQNPGNDQYYTPRTWGQTGTQQVLVDNPEYQEAYEAALAEVIKADKDKVLAADTINVTFSYTVTEPDWWKKEYSIVITKFSLASIFGSWSNQKIFGKPVTSPIETTVTIDNPFKNDPAKLDAFLETGEYTGTYPVVINDPLAALGVTRPSGTAGLAYDWLKSNVVKPINAGTYEYSFDRTKFSLPGESWEQRAEDAVDPSIPKQIYETQPVEGWIPGGWTTNTFGQWVSPTNDITGLQDLDLSALLSGDLDLENLSALTGLSTRDLAYYLSGDLGFLAPLLNWTTYIYNTNLIGYGDGAITAGLAYQKFIDAVTSGEIKAGEPQTDGRYIKITTDANGNPVVQEVNHTVGDGGIDEIITSYPLPGDLNFPGVPTNPDGSPRYPAYTEIPGGVIDLHLFTLTLLRNPGRANGGLYARFAPIYQELTGVNPVSPDSQNVLPEGLEGLDIAKLLLGEGGAPNIQLDDLGNLVAVMESADGKPMVITIKTDLTWEYDLLSDAPVTASPVAWANSAVAALLAVNLASALVNYEDSGLDFNSYTGPDGTIYGTVTLDELPLLSPIRLVAGALGTATGTDINTPLADALEPLLKTLTNVSYTDWERVVEADGTITYDRTLDQMHVPTLFGTQTMTRAQKAQLAGDVISILGAGIGAEITDINGRFLGQVEKLLGALNVTLPAELKEAWEKSVPVVGNAITKVSSEVGKGVSKFLTGVVGAVEPKLPKELRQPSFGEQQTQLAAGQREVGKAAKAVKDRADELSARATAFANDLRDRLEKAGGKDKLALSDGSDSARKTPVKDAVKKAEAGIKKAGADVKKAVDKAVDKVKKAVTPKKKQKSETAE, from the coding sequence GTGGCCTTGGCCAGCGCGATGGCTGTCAGCGTCGCACCGTTCACAGCGGACGCCGCGACCTACATCGTCGGGGCGCCGGACTGGCTGGGTGTCAACAACGTCGAGAATGACGCCGAGACGATCTACAACAACATCGTCAAAGATCGGGAAAACCCGGATTTCACCCTGGTCGGCTGGGGCACCGGCGGCGTTGATCTCAACCCGACCTGGGTGCAGTGGTACAACCCGAATCTGGGTGGCCTGGACCTGAGCGACATCGATCTTGAGGATCTGACCGCCGGCGACTTCGCCGCTCTGCTGGGCCAGATGGATCTCGGTGAACTGCAGAATCCAGGCAACGATCAGTACTACACGCCGCGGACGTGGGGGCAGACCGGCACTCAGCAGGTGCTGGTCGACAACCCGGAGTATCAAGAGGCGTACGAGGCGGCGCTCGCAGAGGTCATCAAGGCGGACAAGGACAAGGTCCTCGCGGCGGACACGATCAACGTCACGTTCTCCTACACGGTGACAGAGCCGGATTGGTGGAAGAAGGAGTATTCGATCGTCATCACCAAATTCAGCCTGGCGAGCATCTTCGGCAGTTGGTCGAATCAGAAGATCTTCGGCAAGCCGGTGACCAGCCCCATCGAGACGACGGTCACCATCGACAACCCGTTTAAGAACGACCCAGCCAAACTCGACGCATTTCTCGAAACCGGTGAGTACACGGGCACATACCCTGTGGTCATTAACGACCCTCTTGCGGCGCTTGGCGTTACGAGGCCTTCTGGTACCGCGGGACTCGCCTATGACTGGCTGAAGAGTAACGTTGTCAAGCCAATCAACGCTGGCACCTACGAGTATTCGTTCGACCGCACTAAGTTCAGCCTGCCCGGCGAGAGCTGGGAACAGCGCGCCGAAGACGCCGTCGACCCGAGCATCCCGAAGCAGATCTACGAGACGCAACCCGTTGAGGGCTGGATCCCCGGCGGTTGGACCACCAACACCTTCGGCCAGTGGGTGTCACCGACCAATGACATCACCGGATTGCAGGACCTGGACCTCTCCGCGCTGCTCAGCGGGGACCTCGATCTGGAGAATTTGAGCGCGCTGACTGGACTGTCCACGCGTGATCTGGCGTACTACCTGTCCGGTGACCTGGGATTCCTTGCGCCCCTGCTCAATTGGACCACCTACATCTACAACACCAATCTGATCGGCTACGGCGACGGGGCCATCACTGCCGGCCTGGCCTACCAGAAGTTCATCGACGCGGTGACCTCCGGCGAGATCAAGGCCGGCGAACCGCAGACCGACGGCCGTTACATCAAGATCACCACCGACGCGAACGGCAATCCCGTGGTGCAGGAGGTGAACCACACCGTCGGCGACGGGGGTATCGACGAGATCATCACGTCCTACCCGCTGCCCGGCGACCTGAACTTCCCGGGCGTGCCGACCAATCCGGACGGCAGTCCGCGCTACCCGGCGTACACCGAGATTCCGGGTGGGGTGATCGACCTTCATCTGTTCACGCTGACGCTGCTGCGTAATCCGGGGCGCGCCAACGGCGGTCTGTACGCCCGCTTCGCGCCGATCTATCAGGAGCTCACCGGCGTCAATCCGGTGTCTCCGGACAGCCAGAATGTGCTGCCGGAGGGGCTGGAGGGCCTGGACATCGCCAAGCTGCTGCTCGGTGAGGGTGGGGCGCCGAACATCCAACTCGATGACCTCGGCAATCTGGTGGCGGTCATGGAGAGTGCCGACGGCAAGCCCATGGTGATTACCATCAAGACCGATCTGACCTGGGAGTACGACCTGCTCTCCGATGCTCCGGTGACGGCAAGCCCGGTGGCGTGGGCGAACTCGGCGGTTGCGGCGCTGCTGGCGGTGAACTTGGCGTCGGCGCTGGTCAACTACGAGGACAGCGGACTGGACTTCAACAGCTACACGGGTCCCGACGGCACCATCTACGGCACCGTCACCCTCGACGAGTTGCCGCTGCTCTCACCGATCCGACTCGTGGCCGGCGCGCTCGGCACCGCAACCGGGACAGACATCAACACCCCGCTGGCCGACGCGCTTGAGCCGCTGTTGAAGACGTTGACCAACGTCTCGTACACGGACTGGGAGCGTGTGGTGGAGGCCGACGGCACCATCACCTACGACCGAACGCTGGATCAGATGCACGTCCCGACCCTGTTCGGCACCCAGACGATGACCCGCGCCCAGAAGGCTCAGCTGGCCGGTGACGTCATCAGCATCCTGGGGGCTGGCATCGGCGCCGAGATCACCGACATAAACGGTCGCTTCCTGGGGCAGGTGGAGAAGCTTCTCGGTGCGCTCAACGTGACGCTGCCGGCCGAACTGAAGGAGGCGTGGGAGAAGTCCGTGCCTGTGGTCGGTAACGCAATCACCAAGGTCAGCTCCGAAGTCGGCAAGGGTGTCAGCAAGTTCCTCACCGGCGTGGTGGGGGCCGTGGAACCGAAGCTGCCGAAGGAACTTCGGCAGCCTTCCTTCGGTGAACAGCAGACGCAGCTCGCAGCGGGTCAGCGTGAGGTCGGTAAGGCGGCCAAGGCGGTCAAGGACCGCGCCGATGAGCTTTCAGCGCGGGCGACGGCCTTTGCCAACGACCTGCGGGATCGTCTCGAGAAGGCTGGCGGCAAGGACAAACTCGCGTTGTCGGACGGTTCCGACTCCGCCCGCAAGACGCCGGTCAAGGACGCGGTGAAGAAGGCCGAGGCCGGTATCAAGAAGGCCGGAGCCGACGTGAAGAAGGCCGTGGACAAAGCCGTCGACAAGGTGAAGAAGGCCGTCACGCCGAAGAAGAAGCAGAAGTCCGAAACCGCTGAGTGA
- a CDS encoding cysteine hydrolase, whose protein sequence is MTAVSDTAARTTPLEPVVLDADLPASNVASIPPLAPQWQQLDFREILSRPAAFLSISQSNSLYKPGGVQYAEGHALRGSLEATVKSVQAARKAPNFRSFNWIGYTVFRDEYPQTDFDRVQYAGWTGHLDATPEQIAWDNELVGELRELVEPGDNEFYEKALQTAFVGTDLPGALARQKVEVVVITGIHLDWCVEGNARAARDHGLLPIVIGDATGAVRPDQEPAAFERINNFFAPVISSAQFVEWLS, encoded by the coding sequence ATGACCGCCGTCTCTGACACCGCCGCTCGCACCACCCCGCTGGAACCGGTCGTCCTCGATGCGGACCTTCCCGCCTCGAACGTCGCGTCCATTCCGCCGCTGGCTCCGCAGTGGCAGCAGTTGGACTTCCGCGAGATCCTCTCGCGCCCGGCAGCGTTTCTGTCGATCAGCCAGTCGAACTCGCTGTACAAGCCCGGCGGCGTGCAGTACGCGGAAGGGCACGCACTGCGCGGAAGCCTTGAGGCGACAGTGAAGTCCGTCCAAGCCGCACGGAAGGCACCGAACTTCCGATCCTTCAACTGGATTGGCTACACCGTGTTCCGCGACGAGTACCCGCAGACGGACTTCGATCGCGTGCAGTATGCCGGGTGGACCGGTCATCTGGACGCCACGCCGGAGCAGATCGCCTGGGACAACGAGCTTGTCGGTGAGCTTCGTGAATTGGTAGAGCCCGGAGACAACGAGTTCTATGAGAAGGCACTGCAGACAGCCTTTGTCGGCACCGACCTTCCCGGGGCGTTGGCCAGGCAGAAAGTCGAGGTGGTCGTGATCACGGGCATCCACCTGGATTGGTGCGTGGAGGGCAACGCCCGTGCGGCGCGCGACCATGGCCTGCTGCCGATTGTCATCGGTGACGCGACGGGCGCCGTCCGGCCCGATCAGGAGCCCGCCGCATTTGAGCGGATCAACAACTTCTTCGCCCCGGTGATCAGTTCTGCTCAGTTCGTGGAGTGGCTGAGCTAG